Sequence from the Armatimonadota bacterium genome:
ACGCACATGATGTCGCCGGCGCGCGGCAGGCTCAGGACGAGTCCACCGCGGTTCGCGGATCTCATCTGGATTAGACGGAGTTGCCGACGGTCGAGAGGATCTTCGAGACCTGGCCGCCCAGGAAGATGAGGGCAACAATTGCCACGATCGCGATGAGCGCGAGGATCAGCGCGTACTCCGCGAGACCCTGGCCCTCCTCCTCGTCCCGCATGAGGAACGAGCTGACCCAGGAATGGATGAGTGCCAT
This genomic interval carries:
- a CDS encoding Flp family type IVb pilin; the encoded protein is MALIHSWVSSFLMRDEEEGQGLAEYALILALIAIVAIVALIFLGGQVSKILSTVGNSV